The proteins below come from a single Amphiura filiformis chromosome 15, Afil_fr2py, whole genome shotgun sequence genomic window:
- the LOC140170844 gene encoding atrial natriuretic peptide receptor 1-like gives MDGMAYLVLETFKRFNWTRCGPIRGTGYISLYPAEVLDGTLLGEDVRIYCIIILSGRGQEVREAMAAAYDLGFINGEYAFLAFYPFNNTFWWGNYRWNQNDGLDEKVRKAYAALLHIRLYEPSTPEYAEFERKITERQLKVHNWTRPEGDYTNYFAGAFHDTLILYANVVNQTLAENGSVRDGAAMVKKMWNSTFEGIAGTVAVTATGDRDADYSLYDFKGDKFEVVASYYGSTGQIVIEGDIHWPGGADGPPPDTPFCGFENENPLCRQEDTVSPIAIAGISVAGLIVIGIILGFLIYKKMKMDAELSNMSWKIKWDDLVFKNIGKSTGASLKSVSNHDRAADEVFANVAMYQGRMVVVKRIQKHKVDITRDLLMEMMNMRRAEHSNIVRFVGACIDSPNIAAFVEYCPKGSLQDILGNEALNLDWTFKISLMTDVFQGLQYIHSSVLDHHGSLSSSNCVIDSRFVLKLTDFGLDVLKSGMENRDDDEKLLWKAPEYVRQPALKPTKEGDIYGTGIIMQEIVTRGLPFDTERQNMDVSGILAQIRANQTPPFRPSISHEACNDNKLLRSLIERCWTENPHDRPSASTILTDFRKCTKGTLSGGILDNLLLRMEQYANNLESIVEDRTSAFLEEKKRSEMLLYQVLPRSVADQLKKGEAVDPETFSCVTIYFSDIVGFTALSAQSEPLEVVTLLNDLYICFDETIDEFDVFKVETIGDAYMVVSGLPIRNGDDHAKEIALMALALVKKVASFRIRHLPDHIMQLRIGIHSGPCAAGVVGLKMPRYCLFGDTVNTASRMESNGQALKIHISHSTKDILETYGSFDIELRGDVEMKGKGKQTTYWLNSCGTWK, from the exons ATGGATGGTATGGCGTATCTAGTCTTAGAAACATTCAAACGGTTTAATTGGACACG ATGCGGTCCCATTAGGGGAACTGGATATATCAGTTTATATCCAGCGGAAGTCTTGGATGGAACATTACTAGGCGAAGACGTGAGAATTTACTGCA TAATTATTCTTAGTGGCCGAGGTCAAGAGGTACGCGAAGCCATGGCGGCTGCGTATGACCTTGGTTTCATCAATGGCGAGTACGCGTTCCTTGCATTTTACCCATTTAATAATACGTTTTGGTGGGGAAATTACCGATGGAATCAG AATGATGGTTTAGACGAGAAAGTCAGAAAAGCATATGCCGCTCTTCTACATATCAGACTCTACGAACCCAGTACTCCAGAATATGCTGAGTTTGAACGCAAAATAACTGAACGACAGCTGAAAGTGCATAACTGGACGCGTCCTGAAGGCGATTAC ACCAACTATTTTGCTGGTGCTTTCCACGATACGCTCATACTCTACGCCAATGTCGTCAATCAAACTCTAGCAGAGAACGGTAGTGTTAGGGACGGAGCTGCCATGGTGAAAAAGATGTGGAACTCAACATTTGAAG gaaTAGCAGGTACAGTAGCAGTCACAGCTACCGGCGACAGAGATGCTGATTACTCACTGTACGACTTCAAAGGGGATAAATTTGAG GTTGTGGCAAGTTATTACGGATCAACGGGTCAAATTGTTATTGAAGGTGATATACATTGGCCAGGAGGGGCAGACGGACCACCACCTGATACTCCATTTTGTGGATTTGAAAATGAGAATCCGCTCTGTCGTCAAGAAG ACACTGTTTCGCCTATAGCAATAGCCGGAATATCTGTGGCTGGACTTATAGTCATTGGCATAATTTTAGGCTTTCTTATCTACAA GAAGATGAAGATGGACGCTGAGCTCTCCAATATGTCATGGAAAATCAAGTGGGACGATCtcgtgtttaaaaatattggcaaaTCTACAGGGGCGTCTTTAAAATCAGTATCAAAC CATGACAGAGCAGCGGACGAAGTTTTTGCAAATGTGGCTATGTACCAA GGTAGAATGGTTGTTGTGAAACGCATTCAGAAACACAAAGTGGACATTACGCGGGATCTCCTGATGGAAATGATGAAT ATGCGGCGAGCAGAACACAGCAATATTGTGCGATTTGTTGGTGCTTGTATTGATAGTCCTAATATTGCAGCTTTTGTGGAATATTGTCCCAAAGGAAGCCTTCAG GATATATTGGGGAATGAAGCTTTGAATCTAGACTGGACTTTCAAAATATCCCTCATGACAGATGTATTCCAG GGACTACAATATATCCACAGCAGCGTATTGGATCATCATGGCAGCTTGAGCTCATCAAATTGCGTTATAGACAGTCGCTTTGTGTTGAAATTGACTGATTTTGGTTTGGATGTTTTGAAAAGTGGAATGGAAAATCGCGACGATGATGAAA AACTTTTGTGGAAAGCACCAGAATATGTACGCCAACCTGCCTTAAAGCCAACAAAAGAGGGCGATATCTACGGAACTGGAATAATAATGCAAGAAATTGTGACTCGTGGCCTTCCGTTTGATACGGAAAGACAGAATATGGACGTTTCGG GTATTTTGGCTCAAATAAGGGCAAATCAGACTCCGCCGTTCCGACCCTCTATTTCACACGAAGCATGCAACGACAACAAACTTTTAAGGTCATTAATAGAACGGTGCTGGACGGAGAATCCGCATGATAGACCATCAGCATCTACGATACTTACCGACTTCAGGAAATGTACAAA GGGTACTTTATCTGGTGGTATTCTAGATAATTTACTGTTACGGATGGAGCAGTACGCAAATAACTTAGAATCCATCGTAGAGGACCGAACATCGGCGTTTCTGGAGGAAAAGAAACGATCTGAGATGCTATTGTATCAGGTGTTACCCAG AAGTGTGGCTGATCAACTCAAGAAAGGAGAAGCAGTAGACCCTGAGACTTTCAGCTGTGTTACCATATATTTTAGTGACATTGTCGGTTTTACAGCTCTGTCTGCACAGAGCGAACCTTTGGAA GTGGTTACTCTACTGAATGATCTGTATATCTGTTTTGACGAAACTATTGACGAATTTGATGTTTTCAAG GTTGAAACCATTGGTGATGCCTATATGGTTGTATCTGGTCTGCCGATACGTAACGGTGATGATCATGCAAAGGAGATTGCTTTAATGGCATTGGCGCTTGTCAAGAAAGTCGCTTCCTTCAGAATTAGACATCTACCAGATCATATAATGCAACTTCGCATTGGAATTCACTCTG